In bacterium, the DNA window CCCGGCTTCACACCCACCGACGTCGTCGAGACCGAGCTGATGGCCGGAGATCGGCTGGACATCTACCCGAGCCCGCTCGCCCGCGGCCTGCAGGCGACGATCCGCGCCTCCCGCAGCCCCGGCGCTGAGAGCGGCAAGCTGCTCGTCTTCGACGCGCAGGGCCGCACGGTGCGGCTCATCCAGGCGCGCGTGGCGGGCAACGAGGTCACGGCGCAGTGGGACGGCCGCACGGGCCATGGCGAGCGCGCCGCGGCGGGCGTGTACTTCATTCAGTGGCGCGATGCGCGCGGCAGCGCGTCGGGGAAGCTGGTACTCTTGGACTAGGGGCGCGGGCTCGCATCCTCTCGCCTGCGAAACAACGCAGGCGACCCGGATGCGAGCCCGCTTGCGCGAAGAGAAAGAGCCCGGCGTGCGGTCGCGCGCCGGGCTTCTGCATGCCCGCGAGTGTACACGTGTACAATCACCGCCCAAGCAGCAGCTCGAGCAGCGCCTGCGCGGCCTGCACCGGCTTCTTCACGCCCGCCAGCGCTGCGGCGAGCTTGTAACCCTGCGAGCCCTAGGCGCGCAGTGAGTCCTCGATAGGAGTGATCGAGGCCTGTACAAAGTGGCTATCCGTGAAGAATAGCGGATGGATCGCTCTTGGATTGTTACGCTGGATGGCGTTGCTCTATAATGGTCGGAATCGGACAGCAATGGGATCTCAGTAGGCCACTGATCGAGAGGTGTGCACTGTGGGAAGGGCGCGGCGGATCGCTTCTATGCTCTGGCTTGCCATCTTGGCCCTATCGATCGGTACTGCGCAGGGCCAGCCCAGCGGAGCCATCATCGGTTGGGGGGACCGGGTCGTCGTGGAGCAGGCTGAATTGGAGGACCTCGTCGCTGTGGCGGGAGGCGGCTTCCACAGTCTCGGCCTGAAGAGCGATGGGACGATCGTGGGATGGGGAGCCAATGGCGACGGCCAGTGCAGCGTCCCGGCGCCCAATGCCGACTTCATCGCCGTCGCGGCAGGCGAGCGCCACAGCCTCGGACTGAAAAGCGACGGGATGATCATGGCATGGGGAGACGATTACCATGGCCAGTGCAACATCCCGACGCCCAATGCCGACTTCATCGCCGTCGCAGGAAGTTATGCTCACAGCCTCGGCCTGAAGAGCGACGGGACAATCGTGGCATGGGGATACAATGACTATGGCCAGTGCAACATCCCGGCGCCCAATGCCGACTTCATCGCCGTCGCGGGCGGCTACTTCCACGGCCTCGGCCTGAAGAGCGACGGGACGATCGTGGCATGGGGGAACAACTACTACGGCCAGTGCAATGTCCCGGCGCCCAATGCCGACTTCATCGCCGTCGCGGCAGGCGAGCTCCACAGCCTCGGTCTGAAGAGCGATGGCACGATCGTGGCCTGGGGAATGAATAGCTCCGGCCAGTGCGACGTGCCGGCGCCCAATGCCGACTTCATCGCCGTCCGGGCAGGCGCGATACACGGCCTCGGCCTGAAGAGCGATGGAACGATCGTGGCATGGGGCCGGAATGACGATGGCCAGTGCGACGTGCCGGCGCCCAATGCCGACTTCATCGCCGTCGCGGGAGGTTGGGGTCACAGCCTCGGCCTTAAGAGCAATGGGACGATCGTGGCATGGGGATACAATACCTCCGGCCAGTGCAACGTTCCGGCGCCCAATGCCGACTTCATCGCCGTCGCGGCAGGCGGCTACCACGGCCTCGGCCTGAAGAGCGATGGGACGATCGTGGGATGGGGATCCAATAGCTACGGCCAGTGCAGCGTCCCAGCGCCCAATGCCGACTTCATCGCCGTCGCGGCAGGCGAGCACCACAGCCTCGGCCTGAAGAGCGATGGGACGATCGTGGCATGGGGAATGAATAGCTCCGGCCAGTGCAACGTCCCGGCGCCTAATGCTGACTTCATCGCCGTCGCGGCGGGCGACTCCCACAGCCTCGGCCTGAAGAGCGACGGGTCGATCTTGGCATGGGGAATGAATAGCTCCGGTCAGTGCAACGTCCCGGCGCCTAATGCTGACTTCATCGCCGTCGCGACAGGCGACTCCCACAGCCTCGGCTTGAAGAGCGACGAGACGATCGTGGCATGGGGATACAATAGCGACAATCAGTGCAACGTCCCGGCGCCCAATGACGACTTCATCGCCGTCGCCGGAGGCCGACACCACAGCCTTGGCCTAAAGAGCGACGGGACGATCGTGGCGTGGGGAAGAAACGACGATGGTCAGTGCAGCGTGCCGGGGCCCAATGCCGACTTCATCGCCGTCGCGGCAGGTTATGCTCACAGCCTCGGCCTGAAGAGCGACGGGACGATCGTGGCATGGGGGGACGACTACTGTGGTCTGTGCAACGTCCCGGCGCCCAATGCCGACTTCATCGCCGTCGCGGCAGGCGACTTCTACAGCCTCGGCCTCAAGAGCGCGGAGACTGGCGTTGCCGGAACCGAGTTCAGCGGCGCCGATCGCCTGCTGATCTACCCCAGTCCGCTCGGCCGCGGTCTCTTGGCGACGATTTGCGCCACGCGCGCAGCGGGCGCGGGAGGCGGCCAGCTTCGCATCTTCGACGCGCAGGGTCGCACGGTGCGGCTCATCCAGGCGCGCGTGGCGGGCAGCGAGGTCACGGCGCAGTGGGACGGCCGCACGGGCCATGGCGAGCGCGCCGCGGCGGGCGTGTACTTCATTCAGTGGCGCGATGCGCGCGGCAGCGCGTCGGGCAAGCTGGTACTTCTGGACTAGGGGCGCGGGCTCGCATCCTCTCGCCTGCGAAACAACGCAGGCAACGAGGGCGCGAGCGCACTAGCCCAAATGCAAAAAGAGCCCGGCGCGCTGTCGCGCGCCGGGCTTCTGTATGCCCGCGAGTGTACACGTGTACAATCAGCGCCCCAGCAGCAGCTCAAGCAAGGCCTGCGCGGCCTGCTTGCCCGGAATCGCGAAGTCGGGGCTGAGGTCCGGGTCCTCGTGGCGGCCGGGCGTCACGGCCGGGAGCCCCACGCAGGCCGGGCAGCCGTCCGCGCAGGCGCAGCCGGCGAGGATGTCGAGACACGCAGCGAGCAGGCGCTCCAGCTCGTCGTAGCCGACGCGGCTGTAGCCGAGGCCGCCGTGGAAGCGGTCGTAGACGAACAGCGCCGTCGCGCCCAGGTTGCTCGCGTCCACCACGCCGCCCAGGTCGGCGCGGTCGCACATCGCGAAGAAGGGCAGCGCGGCCTGCACGAGGTTCTTCACGCCGGCCAGCGCCTCGGCCAGCT includes these proteins:
- a CDS encoding T9SS type A sorting domain-containing protein, coding for PGFTPTDVVETELMAGDRLDIYPSPLARGLQATIRASRSPGAESGKLLVFDAQGRTVRLIQARVAGNEVTAQWDGRTGHGERAAAGVYFIQWRDARGSASGKLVLLD